One genomic region from Candidatus Manganitrophaceae bacterium encodes:
- a CDS encoding ATP-binding cassette domain-containing protein, whose product MPAIKVTQLTKTFKTHRKEAGLKGSFKGLFSRKTLYKEAVKSVSFTLKEGELVGFLGPNGAGKTTLLKMLSGILYPTSGEAKVLGFTPWQRDREYQRQFSIVMGHKNQLWWDLPPSESFLLNRDIYDVNPLVFQKSIDEMVDLLKLKDILDVPVRQLSLGERMKCELVAALLHQPRVLFLDEPTIGLDVISQEKIRSFIQEYNRLKKTTVLLTSHYMQDVEQLCKRVLVINHGRIAFDGMLSDLSQRYGDHKVIKVRFADAQTTLPLPGLEGVEVWDAHHAVVKVQKKEVAHITQRLLEGYHIEDLSVEEVEIEEVIRRIFEESPEESIEKDHPNGVEDK is encoded by the coding sequence ATGCCTGCAATTAAAGTCACCCAACTGACAAAGACCTTCAAAACCCACCGGAAAGAGGCCGGCCTTAAGGGCTCTTTCAAAGGGCTTTTCTCACGAAAGACGCTTTATAAAGAAGCAGTAAAGTCTGTCTCCTTCACCTTGAAGGAGGGAGAACTTGTCGGCTTTCTTGGACCCAATGGCGCTGGAAAAACAACCCTCTTGAAGATGCTCTCTGGAATACTCTATCCAACATCGGGAGAGGCAAAGGTTCTGGGCTTCACACCCTGGCAGCGAGACCGTGAGTATCAGCGACAGTTTTCTATCGTCATGGGGCATAAAAATCAACTCTGGTGGGATCTCCCTCCCTCTGAGTCTTTCCTGCTGAATCGAGATATTTATGACGTAAACCCATTGGTTTTCCAAAAGAGCATCGATGAAATGGTGGACCTGCTCAAACTCAAGGATATCCTGGACGTGCCGGTACGGCAGCTCTCTCTGGGAGAACGGATGAAATGCGAACTGGTCGCGGCACTGCTCCATCAACCCCGGGTTCTCTTTCTGGATGAGCCGACCATCGGTCTCGACGTCATCTCACAGGAAAAGATACGGTCTTTTATTCAGGAATATAACCGGCTCAAAAAGACGACCGTCCTCCTCACAAGCCATTACATGCAGGATGTTGAGCAGCTCTGCAAACGGGTGCTTGTAATCAACCACGGACGCATTGCCTTCGACGGCATGCTCTCTGATCTGTCTCAACGTTATGGCGACCATAAGGTCATCAAGGTTCGCTTTGCCGATGCTCAAACAACACTCCCGCTACCCGGTTTAGAGGGAGTTGAGGTGTGGGACGCACACCACGCTGTAGTAAAAGTTCAAAAAAAGGAGGTGGCACACATCACCCAAAGGCTTCTCGAGGGATATCATATTGAAGACTTATCCGTTGAGGAGGTGGAAATCGAAGAGGTCATTCGGAGGATTTTCGAGGAGTCTCCGGAGGAGTCGATTGAAAAAGACCATCCTAACGGAGTGGAAGATAAATAG